GGAAGGATTTGATTAACCTCCAAAAAGAAGACTCATTATCGTGCATTGTTGGGCCTACGATTTGGAAATGGAAGATTGGAAACGGGGCGAATATTTAATTTTGGCATGATAATTGGGTGCAAGGAAGAATTCTAAAAGACGACTTCCCTTTCCTATTTAATATTTGTTTCGAACCTAATGCTTATGTACAACAATTTCGTCAGCCTGCTTCTCTCGATGTGGCCCAAACCGGTTGGAATCTGCTACTGTCTCATCCTCTATCTCAGTTCGACTTATAGATGGCTGTGCAACTTGAAGCTTTTTTATCGAGCATCAGGTTAGACGACAGCATCCCTGATAATGTTTTATGGACTGCCGATCCCAACACATTATTCTGTTGCTGATGCAATTCGAATTCTGGTCCATTCAAGCGATTTCGTTTAGCCTATCTGTCCTAAAGTTGTTTGGGGCAATAAAGTCGCGTCCAAAATTATGTAATTTCATTGGCTTGCAATTCGTAAAAGTATCCCTGTTAGAGACGTTTTGTCCCGAAGTCATATTTTACCTATCAATCATTCCACTTTATATGTGTGGTGTTTGGACGAGACTGAGACCATCGATCACCTTTTGTTACATTGTAGATGGTCCTTCAATATATGGGCGGACATATTTAGATAGTCGAATTTAAGATGGGTTATCCCGCGGTCGATTGAAGATTTTTCGTTCGATTGGTATTATGGTATGAGGATTAAAGTCTCGAAGTTTTTGAAATTGATTGGCCCCGCGATTATATGGGCCATTTGGATGGCTAGAAACGATTTCATCTTCAACAACAAATATATATGTCGATCGGTTATTGTGCGCAATAACAAGCTCAAAGTGTTTCTATGGGCAACGAACCTCAATTTTTGTCATGGTTTACATTCGTATGTATGAGAGCAAAATCCCTCTTTATTATGCTTTTAGGCCTTTGCGCCATTGTATGTTTCTTTCATTTTCAAGACCGAACTAGTCTCCGTCTTTGTTTCTTGTATTGATCCTTAATTGTTTTGATGAAGTGATTAAAGTTTAATATATTCTCTCTTCGCtggaaaaaaaagaaaaacaacaaTACCTAATTCCACAAATGTAGGGTATGAGGAAGGTGAGTGCGAATGTAAATAATCATTTCTCGTATCCTAGATTAAAAGAAAGTCACTACActacccgcgggtatagaacccgtgaCTAGATAAGTTGATGTTGCTTGTAGCAAAGTTCCCACATTATCTCTTCCATGTTGGTTTAGGCAAGGGAATTATTGATGACATATTGTaaattcatataatatatataacattGAAGTCTATGTATATAATTATACGAGAAATAATTAACTCcaatatttatatcaaaaaaatATACTAGTGCACAACTAGCTAGTCAAAATCATAAAACATACAGTAGTAGTATATGTAATTCATGTCCTTAATTACGTACTTACTAACAGACAGCCACTAACACTCATTTTCGGACCTCTTTCACAGTTTAAATCTGGAAGAAAAAGCTAAAGAAGCCTCGGCTTCTCGTCAAAGGAGTCATCCCAATCCGTATTTTGAATCGAATTCAGTCCCCTCATAAATGGAGCACTCGCTACATGAACCCCAGTAGAACTTAAAAACTCCGAGTATCCACCAGTTGAACCAccagctccaccaccaccgcccaTACCCAACCCAAGAAAATCTAACGTGGTTGGTGCCGGTGGGCCCATCAGTAAATGATCATTAAAGTTCTCGTTTCGTTCTTGTTTCctttgaataatattattattattccagTGACCAATACTAGTTTCTTGGTAGTGATCCGTGGGCCGTGGTGGTGCTAAACCGAGCGCATGTAAAAACGAGGTGTTTGATGATGTTGAACCCATCTGAGCTGCTTTTTGTAACAACGCAGTTGCTGAAAGAGCTGGTTGTTGAGACTGTACGTAACGAGTTTGATCAGTTTGCGGAAATAATGCCGGCTGGGTTGCGGTGGAACGGTACAACGAGGAGGATAACGAAAGCGACATTGGTTCGATAGGTAAGTTCCGATCAGCTCCCGTAACACCACATAACATATTAGAGTAACATGTTGGAGATGATTGAGATGATGGTAAAATTGTTGATGATGCAAAAATACTTGCATATACACCACTACTACTAGTAATGGCATTTTTATTACCGCTGGTAGTTGAACCACCACTAAGTGTGGTTGAGGCGGTGTTTGTTTCAACCACCTCAACCTCGGCTACCGCACCAAAAGAACCACCCGTCTGGTGCGCTAAACTTGTTGTGGCCTTTTCCGGCAAATCTGTAGCAAAAACATAATCACCATTATATTAGTCTACaataaaataaaacaaatgatATATAATAAACTTGTTGTGGCCTTTTCCGGCAAATCTGTAGCAAAAACACAATCACCATTATATTAGTCTACaataaaataaaacaaatgatatataatgaggtaggtgattctcacacaccactttttgatccatgtacactttTATCTCATAAGTTTCAAGTTATGCCTTAagtagttgaacttatattattattatatatgtaattaAGGGTAAAATAGATAATTAGGTATGTACACTTTTATCTCATAAGTTTCCACTTATGCCCTAagtagttgaacttatattattattatatatgtaatatgtaatatgtaattaaGGGTAAAATAGATAATTATGTGTATATGGATGAAAAAGTGGTGTGGGTGACTGGTGTGTGTGGGGGATCACCTCAAGTTGATGTTAATTGTTTATAATTTTATATTGAAGTTTAAGTAGTTTAATGCAATCTAAAAAAGCATATAGTATGAACTTTGCTCCTACAAGCAAAAAGAGAAGGAACAATCATGGTGTACTTTTTCACACACGTAAAATCTTTCTTTTTTAATTACTTAGCTTTTTCTTCGATCTTTTGaacatttaataatttaataataataaataaatgagtTCTTTGTAATCATACTACCAACTCCCATACTCAGTAGAGGACAAAAGCATAACAACAAAACAAAATTGATCAAATTACATACAGCTAGTGGATACACTACAAGGATaaccatttttaaaagaaaaaaagttTACAACATTACCTGAGCTGTGAACAGATTGAACCGGTGACAGTACGCCGGTGGACGGCGTAAGCGGCGGCGGCGGCGGACTACACGACGGAAGCATAACAACCGCCTCTACTTTCTCCGTTTCATTAATATTTTGTGTTTGAGTCGATCTCGCACTCTCTTGTGCTAACGCATCACAAAAAGCTCTATGCGTGATAAAACTATCCCTCCTTCATTAACAAAGCTTAGGGTTTAGTAAAATTGAGCTATTTGagaacataaattaacacttttaaATGTGAAAAATCTTACCTAGAAAATAAGGTGCCACAATCGCATCTATATTCTTTAGTACCACAAGTTTTCATGTGAGCTTTCCAATCTGATTGAACGGCGTATTTTTTAGAACAGCGTTCACACTTCCATTTTTTTTCACCGTGTTTTCTCGAAAAGTGTTTTTTAATTCCGGTGAGATCACCGAGTGCACGTGACGGATCATGATGAACACATGTTTTTTCCGGACAAACGTATACACGTTTTCTTATTTCTTTACCGTCTCGTTGTTTTAACTTCCACGGCAAGTTATGACCTCGCCGGTGAAGCTGAAGGTTCTGGTCTCGTTGAAATCCTTTGTTGCAGATCTCGCATACGAATCGATTAGTTGCTACTAGCGTCGTCGGTGATAACGCGATCACCTCAGCATCTGGATCTATACCAAAGgattacaataaaataaaataaaataaagcatACTCCGTACTAGTTATTAGTCAATTATATTTGAAGCAAAATTTTATTTTAATCAAAATATATACCTGGCATTCCAGGTAGATTTCTTTTTTTCTTaatcggttgttgttgttgtatatcagAAGAAGGTGCTGTTAGTGGTGAAGAACATTGAGTTTCATCAACTGAAGCTGTTGAAACCGCCATTACTGAAGAATTCTCAAAATTAACCATAAGTTAATAAATATTAAGTAAAATCAAAATTCATGTATATCAACTCGGCAACGATTCAGCTGATTAAGTCTACTTTTTGATCAGAAAAGGGAATGACGGTGAAATACACCGGCGCTTATTTTTGAATTAGAGATGTTATGTTATTTTCAGGACTAAAAATCAAAAATGATGAGAAAAAGGAAGGAAAAAAATGAAAGAGAGAGAGAAAGGGGGGTTAAAAGTGGCGGCCGTTAACCATGGTTAAAGGAGGAAGAGAGGGAGTGGGGATGTTGAAAATCTTGACCATCCACGTGGCTGAATCATCGAGAGGGTGGCATGTGTCGGAGAAGACGTACTACTCCAACCACGACGCCTTGATTTGTCGTTTTGCATGAGACTTGAAAATGAGTTCACATCATGGAttgcattttttattattattattattattttttgacaaAATAACGCAAGTTACAAAATAACTCGTATAGAAATGaaaacgtttaaaaaaaaaaaaacgttctcaACCGAAAGTTACAAAACAATAGTATAGAGACTCGAACCTATAAAGCATGAAAAACAAATTAAAATTATCTATCACCGTGCCTTAAACTATGAAAGAACTAAATGAACCGCTTAACAAACGTACAAGAAACTAAACATAACCGATAAAAGGAGAACGAAAATAAAAAACAAAGAACCAAACAAACGCGTTAAGGTACCGATTTTTTTTCATCTTTCCATTGATGGTCTCCCGGTTTACAATCTTATAAGTCAAAATATTTGAGGACCTGTCTCCAACTAAGACCGCCTCGGTCGGCTCAATAATACCACGTTCTTCTAAATCTTGAAAGAAGCCCTTTTCAACCGGTGTGTGCCCCGGATCTAACCCCCCACACGAATCGCTTGCACCAAGCTCCCCAACTTGATCATCGATAAACATTCTTTGGACTGCATCCCCAAAAtcgatatcattaatattatcgtgAAAGTTGAAAGAACCCGAAACAATCTCATCTTTATTTTTCTTTCTAAGAGACGATTTGGTCAAAACTTCTTCTTGCGGTTCCTTCAAACggccatttaaaacgtaccactcCATACAAAACCCCTCGCATTTTGGATCTAAACAGTCACAATACCTCCTATCGCCCCGACCAAATTTCACCAGTTTATAAACACTACTATCAACGAAATTCTCTCCCTTTTTAACAATCGAAACGATCTTTTGCTTATCCTTTTTCTTAGACGACAACTTGGTCTCGATATCATCGAAATTTGTAATGGGCTCCCTAACCTCCCTAACCTCCACTTATGGATTGCATGAGTATCGGGTCGAGTAGGAGTTAATGGATGGTCGATTCATCGAATACCAATGTGATTTCATCCATCCAAATGGAATGAAAGATCTAAACGAATTACATGTGAAAAATTAGTTGGTCGACCATGAATGACAACTTATTGTTCATGAATATATCTATTTCGTCAcccgaagtatatatatatatatatatatatatatatatatatatatatatatatatatatatatatatggataagcTTAGAACATATACAAACGaataagtaaaaaattttaaaacaaaTATTCTGAAAAAATTATCTTTTTAGAAGTGTCTTGATATGCCAATAAAAGAAAACGCAAAATTTACAAAAATAAAATATCAAAATCGTTAAAATCGGTGatgaatgataataatcatgatgaatgattaatttatcattcatcaaacgagtggtgaatgattaatttatcattcatcactcGTTTtggtgaatgataaaattaatcattcatcaccgATTTTTGAACGATTTCGGATATTTTGGGgttataaaaatatagattaggAAAACATTTTGAGGCAGgtttatgaatataaaaaaaattaaaaaaaaaaagcaaaaaaaaaaatgtgattttgcttatcccgtttgtactgGGGTGTGCATGGTACGGGAAAAACTGACAAAAACCGAAGATCGGGCCGAACCGGACCGAGGAGTTTCGGTACGGTTCATGGTCCTTAAATTTTATATTTTCGGTCCTTGATACGGGACGGACTGTGAAGAAACTGGAAAAATATCGAACCAGACTTTTTATCACTTGTTCACGTGATGAATGGAGGTGAACTCAGTTTAAAAAGGATACAAGTTGTGGGAGAACCAATTTATACATGTGGTTCCCTTAGTCAATTCTAAAAAATTTGGATAACTAGTAAAAGGGGCCCGAGCGATGCCGCGGGGTCTTTGGGTTGCACATTCATAGTTAACGTAGCATTATGTATTTATAGAATTAAAAACGTTTTGCTACGGATGTTTTTAGATACACATAGTTAATACCTAGTATACCTAATGACCTATGCATTTTTAACGACAGGAAGATTGCGTAAAAAGAGGGAAACATAACCacatatgatgtagttagtttgggtAGTTTATTAtaggtgtatgtatatgtattgaatatagtccaAGGTATTTAGccttttttagaagtgtccgtttcgcgtataattagtcccgttgtgttcgtaagattttttttgagttgaacggtggattCAGAAAAATTTAACGCGGGGCGAGTGGGAATatatgtcccgttgaaaatatgAGTGAAGTTGGGTTAagttttttaattaaaataataagtttaCATTTTGCACATCTGGTTTAGGGGTTGAACTAGTCGTTTAAAGTTTGACGAGATGTTATGTTTTTTTTTCAATGTCGTTTGGTTTGGTAGGCATGGGGGGTCATAAACGATCAAAAATCCCATGCCTTAATGTATGTATAGGAGTTAATCTGAAGCTGTTTTAACCGTATAATCGTATTCGATCGTTGATGGCTGATCTCTTGAGTCTTGATGTAATTCTCCGTTTTGGTGATTAATATATATTGAGCTTTTgaggaaaaaaaaaagaataaatgaAACTATATTTTGTTTAATTTAGTCTACTGGTTAAAAAGGAACATACATGTACTTTGACTTATAAAAAATCTATTAGAGTATATATTATATTATCTATTATTATATACAGTGATGAACTACTGATAGTAAATTATGGTATTCAAAGTATTGATTTATTTTGAAGATACTATTGTACCCTATAATGTCCTTTATCTCAAAAGACAAACGTTGATCAAAGTTACATCAAATGTGAAGTCATGATCAAAGATGAttcaatatacataaaatataataTGTGTAGTGTGTATTACACAACACAACAAAAGGGTTGAAGTGGTCAAATAAATTTACCTTCATAAATGAGTGGAACGGTTCTTTCCACGgaaccgaaccgaaaatcaccaaaCCGAACCGAAATTATTTGGAACGGTTCTGGGTATAGCTTTTTGTATAAAACGGGACTTAGGACAGAACCGAACCAAATTAGTTTTGGACGGAACCGTACAATGCACAGTCCTAGTTAGTACCCCAAAAGTTGTTTATCTCTGTATCCATTCCCTATGTATATACGGAGTATGAGTTTTTTTTAATATTAGCCCTTATGACTATCCTTAAATTCTTAAGACATTCTTCATTTAGTTGTACATTGATAATAACCACTCCAAATAACTACCTCATCACATTTCATGTACAATTATTAATGCTTAAATAATAATCTTAAGTATAGTCTTTAGAGCTATCATtagaaaaactatatatatatatatatatatatatatatatatatatatatatatatatatatatatatatatatatatattgttataaaatatctagattggatgttaattttattattattatatttcttgcatagtaatattttatactataaatagacatgtatagtagccatttaaggtgtaccatttctcttgaaatatcaatatcaatatttcttctctctttcttctctctttctctctctttgttcttataaccattaaaggtagttataagcctactgaattataacacgttatcagcacgaagagctcccgCAGGCCACCGTCCTCCGCTGCTAAAACCGTCGGAAGATCTAGAAACCTCGATGTGTCTTCTGATCAAGAATTTATCAGCTTGATTTCTTCCACTACTGAGTTATACTCATCGGGTTACATCTCCTGCATTTCGTCCTCTTCATATTTCAATTCATTCATATCataaatcataaaaaaa
This genomic window from Rutidosis leptorrhynchoides isolate AG116_Rl617_1_P2 chromosome 2, CSIRO_AGI_Rlap_v1, whole genome shotgun sequence contains:
- the LOC139892324 gene encoding zinc finger protein GAI-ASSOCIATED FACTOR 1-like → MVNFENSSVMAVSTASVDETQCSSPLTAPSSDIQQQQPIKKKRNLPGMPDPDAEVIALSPTTLVATNRFVCEICNKGFQRDQNLQLHRRGHNLPWKLKQRDGKEIRKRVYVCPEKTCVHHDPSRALGDLTGIKKHFSRKHGEKKWKCERCSKKYAVQSDWKAHMKTCGTKEYRCDCGTLFSRRDSFITHRAFCDALAQESARSTQTQNINETEKVEAVVMLPSCSPPPPPLTPSTGVLSPVQSVHSSDLPEKATTSLAHQTGGSFGAVAEVEVVETNTASTTLSGGSTTSGNKNAITSSSGVYASIFASSTILPSSQSSPTCYSNMLCGVTGADRNLPIEPMSLSLSSSLYRSTATQPALFPQTDQTRYVQSQQPALSATALLQKAAQMGSTSSNTSFLHALGLAPPRPTDHYQETSIGHWNNNNIIQRKQERNENFNDHLLMGPPAPTTLDFLGLGMGGGGGAGGSTGGYSEFLSSTGVHVASAPFMRGLNSIQNTDWDDSFDEKPRLL